The Micropterus dolomieu isolate WLL.071019.BEF.003 ecotype Adirondacks linkage group LG23, ASM2129224v1, whole genome shotgun sequence DNA window CATTGGATTTTGATGACCTTTATGTAAAGTTGTCCTCCCTTTCTCTAAAAGGATACACCAGGAAGAGACAGGCTAGATATCTGAGCATACAGATACAATATAATGTGCATAAAAGATTAAACAATGTGCATAAAAGATTAACAGAGGCAAGATTTAGGTTTGTCACAATGACAAGCACAAACTGCATTAAAGTACAAAACAGTTGTAGTGGTCAAAAATATCACACATTTATCTGTACAATTTAACAATACTTAAAGGCCCCACTACTTGGCCATCCCTCCACTCCACATTCTCCCCAATGATCAGAAATGCCATGTGACCTTGATAAAGTGCACCTGTTAGGCTTAGAAATCAAGAAGCGTTAAATGTGATGGGTCAAGACAACAACTTGACTCGAGGCAACATTGTGGGGACTATGATCATCCTAGAACATAGGACATCATGGCAGATCAAAAATGGAATGTTATCATTTGGTGACAGAGTCTGAATTGTGATGACATTGACATGTAAAGGCTACAAATTAAATGACATGCATAGGCATAACATTTCTGTAACAGGATGAGGATTGCTGAGAGaatgtttgttttcctctcGTGTTAAAATAGGCTCTCTCAGGCCACATTACCAAACTGCCATGTTTAAAAGTAAGCATTCCATTTAATTTGGCTGCTGATGCCTACACGATAGATTATCAGTTGAGGAGAAAAACAATCTCATTTCATGAGGAATTTCATTTTGGTCAGTTGTGCCATCACGCCTAACAGTAAAGTTATGAAATGTAGATGTTATAGTTCTGAATCTAACTTGATTAGATATTGTTTGGAAATAATGCTCTTAGGTAGAGTTGCTTTCCCTTTAAATCATCATTGTTATCCAGGCAATGCAAAATGGGGGTGACAGGAGAGTGAAATATGAAAGATTACAGAGATCATGTTGATAGTTTAGTCTTTGTAGATCTAATGATCTAGGGGCATTTTATTAGTTTTACTCAGATTTTATATAAATTCAGTATTCATTTTGTAGCACTGACTTTTTGTCTTTGGGCAGGTCACATAGCATGAAGGCTGCTGATGGTGAAATATCCCAACACTAAACAGGAAATCCCCTCCAAAGGTGATTTGATCATTTAAATGTTCATCATTGAAGTGAAATGTAAATAATCATTACAAACATTAATGAGCTCGGGAAACTGATTAACAAATTCAGTCCGGCTATCACTGAGCTGGAGCGCTGCTTATTTCCACTTTAAGATACTTTgatcaaaacagaaacaaaaagacaatgTTTCACTTTCTATTTGAAATGTCCCTCTAGAACATTAATAGTTTTTCATAGACTGGAATAGTTTAAAGGTGATGGTCCATAAATGTCCGTGAATCTCTTGTTAGTATGTCCTGTGACTGATGTCCCTTCTCCTGGTGTGCCAGAATAACTGTGTCATGTTGAGCCTGGCATGGCCAATCTGAGGGGGGGGGAGGATATCCAGGCCACTGCATTACGATACCCCACCCAGAGTTAATACATCAAAGCAGATGTCACACACCCTCACCGGCTTGTTCAAGTCAAACTTGATGATGGGTATCTCCTTTATAGAGCACTTGTGGCACAACAGGCGCCCACAGTGGCGGCTAAAGTTAACAGTcaaggaggagaaaaaggatTAATCATACATCATTTTGACACATAAAGTTTTAAAAGGCATACTACTAACCAGTGATGTTTCCGTGTTGTAACACCAAACTTGGCAGCACATTCATAGCAATTGGATCCATCACACCAAGGGGGTTCTTTGGACAGCATAtctaaacaaagacaaaaagaataCCTAGTTATAAACCAACAAGATCAACATGGGGGTCACATTGTATCAGAGCATAATCACTTGTGGAGCTGTCATTTTATGATAAATGCCTGATGGATAATGaagtgtgaaaatgtacctAGAAGGCGGAAGAGCAACTGTTTGGTTGCAACTTGGTAGTTGAAAATGTTGATGCCCTGATTATTATTGATGCCGAGTCGAGCCCCAGCCCTCACAATGGCACGGCACAGGTTTGCGTTTCCTTTCATGTAGGCCAGGAGCAGAACTGCAATAAAATACAGGTCACAGTCATTCTATCACAGGTGTACCACTGGTGTTAGTATTCCATTTTTATTCtgttaacaacaacaataataataataataataatagagcAAGCTACAGTACCTGTGTTCCCTTCATTATCTGGTTTGTCCAGAGGGTATTCAGGCATACACTCCAGGAACAATTCAAAAATGGCAGCAGCGTTCTCTTTCCCATAATGGCCTAGTACATGCATTGGTGACTGACCCCTGAGCAGACATACGATGAAAAGTTGACAGGCAAGATAGTCTACAGAGGGTTATCtgttatgtttaaataaaaagtacactTTCTACATTGTTAATATCCTGTTTTCTGTATTGTCCCCAATTTCTGCATTATATCATGTTAGTGTTGCTGCTGCAATGATCTAAAAGTGAACTTACTGAGCTTAAGGAAACTTTGAAAGAAACTGAGTGTACCTAAGATTGAAGGCCTCAGCATCAATGTTGGACTCTGTGAGAAGGGTTCTGACATTGTTAAGGCGGCCCTGCATCACAGCCAGATGCAGAGCTGGGGAGACAACAGGACAGACAAAAGAATCAAGTGTTATTGACAAGGATCATGGTATGTTGGGGTGGTAGGAtcataataaataatcaaaGCACACACCAGAGAATGGACTAACTCAAACTAGAATTTCTAAAAGCTGAAAGCTTCGGTACTCCTCCAATatctacagaaaaaaacaaaaccagacaGCTCTATATTGTAATATCTGTGAGTAACTCGTAGACAAAACATATGGATATTTTTCACGTTGAGTGCCATTTGTTAATCACAAGCATCCcagattaaaaagaaacaaaagcttAATAGTAAAGAATATAAAAAGGTACCATTATTTCCATTCTCATCCTCAGCAGCAAAGTCTACACCATTCTCCAGCAACACAGAACAAACAGTGGCCAGGTCCTGCTGGGCAGCCAAATGTAGTGCTGTCTGCCTGTGTTTGGTCAGCTCATTTACTTTGGCTCCGGCAAGCAGCTGGAAGCAGAAACatgcagaataaaaaaacaatatcagctgcagcactctgtcaataacatttacatttggcaTGAATAGTAAATGCAGCCCAAGAAAATGTGAGGTTTCTACCAGGTTGCGGACAATGATCTCAGATCCAGCCTGGACAGCCAGGTGGAGAGGGGTGAGTTTGGCTGCATCCTGAACCCTGGAGTTGACGTTAGCTTGGACACTGATGAGGAACAGGACACTTTCAATGTCAGAATTTTGCACTGCCACGTGGAGAAAATTACGCCCTTTGTTGTCCACCTGGACAGAAACAGACATTTGAGGTCAGGAGAGAGTAATACTGTAACTGTATATCATTATTCTAAGTGCTATATTAAGACAAACTGGTGCATTTATGTCAGCGCTACCTGTTCAGCAGCACCTGGCTCCCTCTTGAGGATAGCCTCTGCTGCCTTATTGTTCTTGTGTGTCATGGCACAGGCGAAGGGGGTCATTCCTTGACGGTCACGAATGTTGAGACGTATTTCAGGGTGGGAAATGAGGAGCTGTATAATGACGTTGTGCTGGCCGCTAATAGCAGTATGGATGGGAGCTCTGCCCTCTGCATCCTGAGAGAAATGAACAGACACAGACTCAAACACTTGGGAAAAGAGCAAGTTTAAAACCCACTTGGTAACCTCACATTAGCTGTATGCTGCAGTGGCAGGAAAAAAGCAGAATCAGGAAAAACTGGACACACTAACCATGTGACCAGACTAACCTGTGCATTAACATTAGCAGCAAACTCTAGAAGGCACTGCACCACCTCCTCCAATCCCCAGCTGCTTGCCAGGTGGAGAGGCGTTTGTCCATCTCTGGCTTCTTCGTCTCCTTCTCCGTTAGGACCTGGCTTCCTGGGGCTGTTTACATCACAAccactatacacacacataaggCAGACATTAACTTAAGTCAGCTAACTACATCCACCTCAGTAACACCAAGCTGAACGACAAACAGGTTGCTAGTTTGAGATTGATTGTATGCTCATTTGTACCATGAGCAAACTTTGTTAAAAACTGATGTTTTCTTAGCATAATGATTTGCCCTTATGCAAACGAGCATTTCTCATATTTCCCTAATGGTAAGGAGATTGTCAGACCTGCGGATGAGGAAGCAAGCAGAGACCTCATTGTTCTCATCAACAGCTCTGTGCAGGAGGGTCTGCTGGCAGCCAGAGGGCCCTGAGCTCCAACAAGTTGCATCACAGCCATGGCGGACCTAGGAAGGACAAACAGGTCTCAAACAGTCAAAATGCAAGAAAGTTATTTTTGTTTCCCAGACAGAAATCTATAACACATATATGCCGTCTATAACAAGGCTTTAATGCAGATGTGTAGCAAATACAGGTCTCTAAAAAGGTTTTGTGCAGCTGTTTGGCTTCACAACATCAGTCATAAGTTTATTCTTGTTCTCAGGATCCCTGAAATAATGCTCATACAACATGTACAAACCAAGGAGTAAACCTGATAAACAAGATTGGGGATGTTTGTTGCCAACAAGACAACTGCATGCATCTACCCTAAGGCAACACCTCATTAACATAAGATGTTTCATCCTGAATAGCTTTTCATAACAGTTGGCAACTGGCACTACACCTATGAGGAACTAAGAAGGTACTAATTACTATAAATTTATGGTGTGTATGCATTTGTCTCACCAGCGTTGATGCAATATCTTCCAGGCCATTCTCCAGAGCCAGCCACAATGGAGGGTCCCCTTTGTCATTCACCACAGACATATCAGCTCCTCTAGTGCAAATGGCATCCACCACCAGTGGCAGCTGGTTACTGATGGCCAactgtagtgctgtttgtccCTCCTGGGTCCTTGtaatagagaaataaaaatacagaagacTGTAAACCCATTCAAAAACTCTCCCTTCAAAATGCTAAACTGGATACTGAGTGATTGCTTAAACAATGCCTGAAAAGCAGTTATCTTAGCTAATTGTACCAATAGTATACTTAAGGGGCCCTTTACTGCAAcataactaattaaaactaatttcatgctcaaatcagtaataaaaatgctttacaaCTGCAGTATTATCCAAGCATTACCTAACATTGATGTCTGCCTGATGCTCAAGAAGGAAGAGGGCACTCTTGCTGTCCTGTCTTTGGATAGCCATGTGAAGCAGGGTTTGTCCATTGGACATAGTGTCATTGATAGATGCCCCTGAGCCTAGCAGCTGAGCTGCTATGGTGTGCATACCTGACAAGGACAGATTGTGCGTGTTATACATCACATACACAGATCACCGTGAAGTCTTGTAACAAGGTTATACACATCATTTTGATAATGCAGAATCAACTGTATTACAGCTTCCCTTTGTTCCCTATAGTGTTGTGTACCTGTCCAGAGAGCCAAGCCCAGCACTGTCTGGTCCATGGAGTCTTTGAGACTGAAGTCTGGAATGATCTGGAAGTTGTTGGTAGCATGAAGTGCATTTGCTGCAATAGAGCCATCAAGGGAGAAATAAGTGGATCCATTTCAGGACGATTCAAGGACATTAGTGATAGCATATGTGGTGAGGTAAAGGAGAAATCGCTTAACACATCTACCATGTTTGCAGTTCAGTTACAGGcattcaaatatataaaaactcCCTAAACATTTGCTGACCTTTTTGCTCGAGGATGACAGAGACCACATCTGGGTGGTTGTGAGCAATGGCCATGTGAAGTGGTGTCTGCATAGCCACACCATGGGTGTCGTCAGGTAGAGCCTTCTGCGTCTGCATGTTTGGGTTGGCCCCCTGCTGAAGCAACTCTGCTGTCAGGCTCGCCAGGCCACAGCGACATGCTGTATGAAGAGGGCTATCACCCTGAAAGAAGTTAAAAGGGATTAATAGCATCTTTATTAGTAACAAATATGAATCATATATGTTATGATTTAAGGATACATTCTTAACTTACTTAGTTCTGCAGATATAAAAATTACTAAAGAAATACTCAGATTGTGactaatgggggggggggggggggagcaaaAGCTGTAGCTGTCATTTTCTCCAGCTTGGAATGGATGCANNNNNNNNNNNNNNNNNNNNtggggggggggggggggggggggggggggggggagcaaaAGCTGTAGCTGTCATTTTCTCCAGCTTGGAATGGATGCATCTGacaggcgcgcacacacacacacacacacacacacacacacacacacacacgcacttctGGCCTTAATTACACTGATTGGCCTAGGGACACCGTTATAAAAAACTGTTAAGGATATAGTACCCGCACATGATTTCCACGATGCGGTAAATGTGGACGGGATCAcagaatttgaaaataaaaatggaatcaGCAAAATGTGGTAGCAATTTCAAAAATCAGGATTATAAGCGTCTTTTCCACAGCACTTGAGCCCAACGAACTATTATGCAATGTTTTGGTGTCATTTGCGAGCAGACtgcttctctcctctgctctctttaTCACTGaagatggacacacacacacacacacacacacacacacacacacacacagtcgccGTCATATCGAAGTCAGCGTGCTAGCTAGagctcatcacttcaacaaaGTCTCCTAAGTGCAACCACATCAGAAGATACAGTATATGCGAGCTCGTTGAAGACTTTGTGACTGTGTGGGCGAAGTCAGATACGCCTTAagaaaatttttttaaaaagctatgGCAAGCCGCATAAGGAGGCTGTTCTGCAGAAGATCTGTGGGAAGAAGTGATCAGTAATCAAGTAATAACCTATTAAATAGTTGACTTTCAATTGTCTAATTATTACACATACATTTGAACATCTCTATATGCCCATTTGGtttggaaaacaataaaaaacagatttcataGGGCCCTACGCACACAAAGTCTGATTACCAAAACTGTGTCATTATTTGGCTGTTATGTTGCCTAATGTTCATACGCACCCATTTGTTGACATGATTGACCTTTGCTCCATGAGTGGCAAGGAAAAGAGCAGCTGCCTCATTGCCTGCCTGAGCAGCTCTCTGCATGAGACAGTTTCCTAcaaggaataaaacaaaaagggagATGGAGatagaaatgtgtttaaaggcACAAGCATCATGCCATTTAGGCATTACCTTAAAGTGAGGTTATAAAACAGCACCTGTGGTAGTGTCAGGTGCATCAGGATTGCTTCCTCTCTGGATAAGCTGGGCTGCAAAGCTATTCTCATCAAACGAGGTGCCGTTCACTACTGGTGCATCATCCTCAAACGGGTTTACTGATGGGTCTGAAGACACTGTGATATACTGCAGGGCCAGCCACAGAGCTGTGCTGCCCTCGTGGTCCTTGAGTTCCAGATCAAGCCTAACACATTGGACAGAAAAAGTCAATGAGAGAGCTTAGGTGATCTCATGAGTTCAACTACTTGGACACAATGCATcaggggtcagcaaataagACTGGCATCAGGCCAAATATTTTTCAAATCAGTAGATGGCGGGTCAGAACATCGTCAATTTATCATCTGTTACTTACTTACTGTTGCCCGTTTAGCTCAGTCATTAGTGCACAAGACCGTTCGAAGGGTTGTGTGTTAATCCCCACTTGCTGCTAGTGatattttctcccttttcaacaaattgattatgaagagattgttttacatgtgcgtTTAAGTCTGTGCGTCCTGGCAATAGGTCCATAGcaacctatggacgctttttcatttccccagtatctccagggaGAGAAAATTCCTGCGTTTCTccagccagagactcttttgaatttctttcagaactttttaatgtaaaagctctcaattaaacacaacataaagtaGGCTACTGCTGCAAAGACattctcacgcttttatttgTAGGCGCAATCACTtggaggaagtgattatgtaaCTATTTTTGCCGCTATTAAAGTAATCTGGCCATgagccagatattattgctggcgggccacCTATTGATGACCAATGCAATacatgctgctgtgtgtgactTTCCATATCAGAAACAACCTTGCTAATTCCATTTGAACCACAGAATATAACTCACTGTttgcactg harbors:
- the ankfy1 gene encoding rabankyrin-5 isoform X1, whose translation is MCLKIEVRATLSLPLEEVAKLQKHLALLRQEYVKMQQKLADTERRCAVLAAQASGQGSSSPAAADTFISRLLDIVAELYQQEQYSDLKVKVAGEKLSAHKFVLAARSDVWSLANLASTSELDLSDCKPEVAMAMLRWAYTDELELSEDDAFLIELMKLANRFQLHLLRERCEKGVMSSVNVRNCIRFYQTAEELNANTLMNYCGEIIASHWDDLRKEDFSTMSAQLLYKMIKSKTEYPLHKAIKVEREDVVFLYLIEMDSQLPGKLNELDNNGDLALDLALSRKLESIATTLVNNKADVDKVDQSGWSLLHKAIQRGDEFASIFLIRHSAQVNAATVGAVETPLHLVCSFSPKKHSAEVMSGMARIAEALLKTGANPNMQNSKGRTPLHEAVASGNEPVFNQLLQCKQLDLELKDHEGSTALWLALQYITVSSDPSVNPFEDDAPVVNGTSFDENSFAAQLIQRGSNPDAPDTTTGNCLMQRAAQAGNEAAALFLATHGAKVNHVNKWGDSPLHTACRCGLASLTAELLQQGANPNMQTQKALPDDTHGVAMQTPLHMAIAHNHPDVVSVILEQKANALHATNNFQIIPDFSLKDSMDQTVLGLALWTGMHTIAAQLLGSGASINDTMSNGQTLLHMAIQRQDSKSALFLLEHQADINVRTQEGQTALQLAISNQLPLVVDAICTRGADMSVVNDKGDPPLWLALENGLEDIASTLVRHGCDATCWSSGPSGCQQTLLHRAVDENNEVSACFLIRSGCDVNSPRKPGPNGEGDEEARDGQTPLHLASSWGLEEVVQCLLEFAANVNAQDAEGRAPIHTAISGQHNVIIQLLISHPEIRLNIRDRQGMTPFACAMTHKNNKAAEAILKREPGAAEQVDNKGRNFLHVAVQNSDIESVLFLISVQANVNSRVQDAAKLTPLHLAVQAGSEIIVRNLLLAGAKVNELTKHRQTALHLAAQQDLATVCSVLLENGVDFAAEDENGNNALHLAVMQGRLNNVRTLLTESNIDAEAFNLRGQSPMHVLGHYGKENAAAIFELFLECMPEYPLDKPDNEGNTVLLLAYMKGNANLCRAIVRAGARLGINNNQGINIFNYQVATKQLLFRLLDMLSKEPPWCDGSNCYECAAKFGVTTRKHHCRHCGRLLCHKCSIKEIPIIKFDLNKPVRVCDICFDVLTLGGVS
- the ankfy1 gene encoding rabankyrin-5 isoform X2, whose product is MAEEEVAKLQKHLALLRQEYVKMQQKLADTERRCAVLAAQASGQGSSSPAAADTFISRLLDIVAELYQQEQYSDLKVKVAGEKLSAHKFVLAARSDVWSLANLASTSELDLSDCKPEVAMAMLRWAYTDELELSEDDAFLIELMKLANRFQLHLLRERCEKGVMSSVNVRNCIRFYQTAEELNANTLMNYCGEIIASHWDDLRKEDFSTMSAQLLYKMIKSKTEYPLHKAIKVEREDVVFLYLIEMDSQLPGKLNELDNNGDLALDLALSRKLESIATTLVNNKADVDKVDQSGWSLLHKAIQRGDEFASIFLIRHSAQVNAATVGAVETPLHLVCSFSPKKHSAEVMSGMARIAEALLKTGANPNMQNSKGRTPLHEAVASGNEPVFNQLLQCKQLDLELKDHEGSTALWLALQYITVSSDPSVNPFEDDAPVVNGTSFDENSFAAQLIQRGSNPDAPDTTTGNCLMQRAAQAGNEAAALFLATHGAKVNHVNKWGDSPLHTACRCGLASLTAELLQQGANPNMQTQKALPDDTHGVAMQTPLHMAIAHNHPDVVSVILEQKANALHATNNFQIIPDFSLKDSMDQTVLGLALWTGMHTIAAQLLGSGASINDTMSNGQTLLHMAIQRQDSKSALFLLEHQADINVRTQEGQTALQLAISNQLPLVVDAICTRGADMSVVNDKGDPPLWLALENGLEDIASTLVRHGCDATCWSSGPSGCQQTLLHRAVDENNEVSACFLIRSGCDVNSPRKPGPNGEGDEEARDGQTPLHLASSWGLEEVVQCLLEFAANVNAQDAEGRAPIHTAISGQHNVIIQLLISHPEIRLNIRDRQGMTPFACAMTHKNNKAAEAILKREPGAAEQVDNKGRNFLHVAVQNSDIESVLFLISVQANVNSRVQDAAKLTPLHLAVQAGSEIIVRNLLLAGAKVNELTKHRQTALHLAAQQDLATVCSVLLENGVDFAAEDENGNNALHLAVMQGRLNNVRTLLTESNIDAEAFNLRGQSPMHVLGHYGKENAAAIFELFLECMPEYPLDKPDNEGNTVLLLAYMKGNANLCRAIVRAGARLGINNNQGINIFNYQVATKQLLFRLLDMLSKEPPWCDGSNCYECAAKFGVTTRKHHCRHCGRLLCHKCSIKEIPIIKFDLNKPVRVCDICFDVLTLGGVS
- the ankfy1 gene encoding rabankyrin-5 isoform X3; translation: MQQKLADTERRCAVLAAQASGQGSSSPAAADTFISRLLDIVAELYQQEQYSDLKVKVAGEKLSAHKFVLAARSDVWSLANLASTSELDLSDCKPEVAMAMLRWAYTDELELSEDDAFLIELMKLANRFQLHLLRERCEKGVMSSVNVRNCIRFYQTAEELNANTLMNYCGEIIASHWDDLRKEDFSTMSAQLLYKMIKSKTEYPLHKAIKVEREDVVFLYLIEMDSQLPGKLNELDNNGDLALDLALSRKLESIATTLVNNKADVDKVDQSGWSLLHKAIQRGDEFASIFLIRHSAQVNAATVGAVETPLHLVCSFSPKKHSAEVMSGMARIAEALLKTGANPNMQNSKGRTPLHEAVASGNEPVFNQLLQCKQLDLELKDHEGSTALWLALQYITVSSDPSVNPFEDDAPVVNGTSFDENSFAAQLIQRGSNPDAPDTTTGNCLMQRAAQAGNEAAALFLATHGAKVNHVNKWGDSPLHTACRCGLASLTAELLQQGANPNMQTQKALPDDTHGVAMQTPLHMAIAHNHPDVVSVILEQKANALHATNNFQIIPDFSLKDSMDQTVLGLALWTGMHTIAAQLLGSGASINDTMSNGQTLLHMAIQRQDSKSALFLLEHQADINVRTQEGQTALQLAISNQLPLVVDAICTRGADMSVVNDKGDPPLWLALENGLEDIASTLVRHGCDATCWSSGPSGCQQTLLHRAVDENNEVSACFLIRSGCDVNSPRKPGPNGEGDEEARDGQTPLHLASSWGLEEVVQCLLEFAANVNAQDAEGRAPIHTAISGQHNVIIQLLISHPEIRLNIRDRQGMTPFACAMTHKNNKAAEAILKREPGAAEQVDNKGRNFLHVAVQNSDIESVLFLISVQANVNSRVQDAAKLTPLHLAVQAGSEIIVRNLLLAGAKVNELTKHRQTALHLAAQQDLATVCSVLLENGVDFAAEDENGNNALHLAVMQGRLNNVRTLLTESNIDAEAFNLRGQSPMHVLGHYGKENAAAIFELFLECMPEYPLDKPDNEGNTVLLLAYMKGNANLCRAIVRAGARLGINNNQGINIFNYQVATKQLLFRLLDMLSKEPPWCDGSNCYECAAKFGVTTRKHHCRHCGRLLCHKCSIKEIPIIKFDLNKPVRVCDICFDVLTLGGVS